In the genome of Oligoflexus sp., the window AAGCGCCGCTGCTGTCCATCCCGAACAAAATACTGGGTGCTGAATCCTGTGGAATCAAAGCCATTCACGATCTGCAGCTGCAGCGTCTCGCTGCCTATCTGATTCTTGTACTCGGCCCCCAGTTCACTCCACCCCGAGGGGATCAGATGCTCCTCGCTCTCAGCCCTTATCGTTCCCAGATAATCAAAGGGCTCGTGATGCAGGGGCAGAAGTCCAAAGGCGACCGGAATGCGGCCCACCCGGATACGCTGCGGTCCTGACTTATGCTGCAGGAAAAGCTTTTCCAGCTGAACTTCGCCGCCTTTTTCGATTTCCGATTCGTATTCCCCGCCCTCATCATACTCAAGCTCCATGGCCGACCCGGTTCCGCCATGCTCGATTTCGAGTTCCGCTTCGAATTCAAAGTTCCGCGGCAGCTCCTTTTCGATTTCAAGAATGAAACGCTTCGCATCCAACACAGCCCGTCGGTCGCTTTTGGAACCCTTGGCCGTGGCGCGCGGATCATCTCCATAATCCGCGAAGGAAAAGACAAGGTCCCCGTAACCTGACAGGTGCAGGGGACGGTCCGCGGCCTCAGCCAAAGCCAGGCCTCCCGACAGCGTCAAACCCAAAGCCAAGGACATGGCAGGGAGTTTCGATCTCATGAACATACTCCGCTCAAAGGTGCCCCCGCTCAAACCCCGAGCCGGAGGCATTTTGAAAATGATAATGATTCTTATTACAATATTTGATCCAAACGCATCCGAAAAATGCGGGCTACCAAGACTTCTGGAATTGCAGATCTTTGGGACGGGGCTGGTTCTGGTCAGGATGGCCAATGACCATTCTTTGGACGGAAGCTGTAGGAATTTTAGTCAGTTGGAATCTTTGGACAGCAAGCGCGCTAAAATTACCGCCAAGCTATGTCAAGAAAGCATAAGAATATTCGAATGTTAATTGATATTGAAAGTAATTCTCAATATCTATAGGATAAAATCCGATGAGAGATAAAATTTTGGAGGAAGGCTTTCATGATCGTCTGTCTTTGCTTCGGTGTGAATAATAGGGCCATTGAGCAGTTGAAAGAGCAGGGCTGTGAGACCCTGCGCCAAATTCAAAGCAAATGCCAGGCTGGCAGCAGCTGCGGGGCGTGCATACCCGAGCTGAAAAAATCCCTGCAGGAGAATAATAAAAAAGCTGCTCAGGATTCTTCACGCAGTTGCTGAGCCAGATAATTCACGGCGGTCAGCTCCTGAATCAGTCTCAGCTGCGTTTCAAGCCAGTCGATATGCTTTTCCTCATCTTCCAGAATATGCTCAAAGAGTTCCCGGGATGTATGGTCCCGGGCATCCACTGCGATCTGAATCGCTTTCTTCAAACGATCGACAGCATCGTATTCCAGTTTCAGATCAGCTTCGAACTGCTCCTTCACCGTCTCGCCGATGTTGATTTTCATGAGCCTTTGAACGTTGGGCACGCCTTCAAGGAAGAGGATGCGGTCCATCAATTTTTCTGCGTGCTTCATTTCATCGATGGATTCATGACGGACGATGTGGGCTATGCGATCATAGCCCCAATCCTTACACATTCTGGCGTGTAAAAAGTACTGATTAATGGCCGTCAGTTCGCCCGTCAATATATCATTGAGGGCTTCGATGACTTTCGCATCACCTTTCATAGCGTCTTCCTTATCCACGGGGGTTGTGTTGATCGCGTCAACTCCACCTTGTATGGATAAGGGCATCAGACC includes:
- a CDS encoding (2Fe-2S)-binding protein yields the protein MIVCLCFGVNNRAIEQLKEQGCETLRQIQSKCQAGSSCGACIPELKKSLQENNKKAAQDSSRSC
- the bfr gene encoding bacterioferritin; protein product: MKGDAKVIEALNDILTGELTAINQYFLHARMCKDWGYDRIAHIVRHESIDEMKHAEKLMDRILFLEGVPNVQRLMKINIGETVKEQFEADLKLEYDAVDRLKKAIQIAVDARDHTSRELFEHILEDEEKHIDWLETQLRLIQELTAVNYLAQQLREES